One genomic window of Mus musculus strain C57BL/6J chromosome 4, GRCm38.p6 C57BL/6J includes the following:
- the Cyp4a32 gene encoding cytochrome P450, family 4, subfamily a, polypeptide 32 isoform X1, translating into MSVSALSPTRFADSLSGFLQVASVLGLLLLLVKAVQFYLHRKWLLKALQQFPSPPFHWFFGHEQFKGEQELKEVVSCIEHFPSAFPCWFWGSNAYLTVYDPDYMKVILGRSDPKANGIYRLLAPWIGYGLLLLNGQPWFQHRRMLTPAFHYDILKPYVKNMADSIRLMLDKWERLAGQDSSIEIFQHISLMTLDTVMKCAFSHKGSVQVDGNYKTYLQAIGDLNNLFHSRVRNIFHQNDTIYRLSSNGRLAKQACQLAHDHTDGVIKMRKDQLQDEGELENIKKKRRLDFLDILLFARMENGDSMSDKDLRAEVDTFMFEGHDTTASGVSWIFYALATHPEHQQRCREEVQSLLGDGSSITWDHLDQIPYTTMCIKEALRLYPPVPGIVRELSTSVTFPDGRSLPKGV; encoded by the exons ATGAGTGTCTCTGCTCTAAGCCCGACCCGATTTGCAGACAGCCTCTCTGGCTTCCTCCAAGTGGCCTCTGTGCTCGGTCTGCTCCTGCTGCTGGTGAAAGCTGTCCAGTTCTACCTGCACAGGAAATGGCTACTCAAGGCTCTCCAGCAGTTCCCATCACCTCCTTTTCACTGGTTCTTTGGGCATGAG CAGTTCAAAGGCGAACAAGAACTAAAGGAAGTTGTGTCATGTATAGAGCACTTCCCAAGTGCTTTTCCTTGCTGGTTCTGGGGGAGCAACGCCTACTTAACTGTCTATGACCCTGACTACATGAAAGTGATTCTGGGGCGATCAG ATCCAAAGGCTAATGGTATCTACAGATTGCTAGCTCCTTGGATTG GGTATGGTTTGCTCTTGTTGAATGGACAGCCATGGTTCCAGCACCGGAGGATGCTAACCCCAGCCTTCCACTATGACATTCTGAAACCCTATGTGAAAAACATGGCTGACTCCATTCGATTGATGCTA GACAAATGGGAAAGGCTGGCTGGTCAGGACTCCTCAATAGAGATTTTTCAACACATCTCCTTAATGACCCTAGACACTGTCATGAAGTGTGCCTTCAGCCACAAGGGCAGTGTTCAGGTGGATGG AAATTACAAGACCTACCTCCAGGCCATTGGGGACTTGAATAACCTATTTCACTCCCGTGTGAGAAATATCTTTCATCAGAATGATACCATCTACAGACTTTCTTCCAATGGCCGCTTGGCCAAACAAGCTTGTCAACTTGCCCATGATCACACAG ATGGAGTGATCAAGATGAGAAAGGATCAGCTGCAGGATGAGGGAGAGCTGGAAAATATCAAGAAGAAGAGACGTTTGGATTTTCTGGATATCCTTTTATTTGCCAGA ATGGAGAATGGGGACAGCATGTCTGACAAGGACCTACGTGCTGAGGTGGACACATTCATGTTCGAGGGCCATGACACCACAGCCAGTGGAGTCTCCTGGATCTTCTATGCTCTGGCCACACACCCTGAGCACCAACAGAGATGCAGAGAGGAAGTTCAGAGCCTCCTGGGGGATGGATCCTCTATCACCTG GGATCACCTAGACCAGATTCCCTATACCACAATGTGCATCAAGGAGGCCCTAAGGCTCTACCCACCTGTCCCAGGCATTGTCAGAGAACTCAGTACATCTGTCACTTTCCCTGATGGACGCTCTTTACCCAAAG